From a region of the Garciella nitratireducens DSM 15102 genome:
- a CDS encoding HPr family phosphocarrier protein, whose translation MIQKSVVIENATGLHARPASLFVQKANEFESDIFIIKDENKINVKSILGIMAAGISKGTEITIQADGPDEEAAVKALVQLVENKFGEE comes from the coding sequence ATGATACAAAAGTCAGTTGTTATTGAAAATGCTACAGGACTACATGCAAGGCCTGCTTCTTTATTTGTACAAAAAGCCAATGAATTTGAATCTGATATTTTCATTATAAAAGATGAAAATAAAATTAATGTAAAAAGTATTTTAGGGATTATGGCAGCAGGGATTTCAAAAGGAACAGAAATTACAATACAAGCCGACGGTCCGGATGAAGAAGCCGCAGTAAAGGCTTTGGTGCAATTAGTAGAAAATAAATTTGGAGAAGAATAA
- a CDS encoding sigma-54-dependent transcriptional regulator — translation MNNKTKIYQKLIELSDDYNGIDAQTLASILGMSRSNVSHQLNQLYKEGKVIKSSGRPVLFFVPDNIKKKKEKEMDQFVKHNPSLKQAIEQAKAAILYPPKGLPTLILGETGVGKSMFVSLMYQYAVDMKILEKNSPFISFNCADYSNTPQLLVSQLFGVKKGAYTGADSDKKGLIEKADGGILFLDEVHRLPPEGQESLFTFLDSKTFRRVGDPTLRTSNVFIIAATTEDPNSSLLQTFIRRIPMMITIPPLKERSLDEKLYLIKYFFKQESLQLNKEIYVSYNAIKAFLFYDCPNNIGQLKSDIQIVCAKAYSKFLTNLNKDIRIEIRTLPSYIREGLLKGEEENVALSDKLGGEIEFFKFSPHIKQKESPFSSNSDNIYNFIEQKLMQLKCKGFSEIDIEYILQEDIFNHFQKYVKGTSLSINKKDLLDLLEEDIIHCVDKVIHFICSKLNLHFNKNLYTALALHIDALMKRIRSNKSIINPQLEKIKQSYPKEFMIALQVKKIISDFFHCTISEDEAGYLTLFFIQKERIDQKSDKVKVILIFHGESTAKSMAQIANKLVGEEYALWIDAPFDSTPSETLDSLRELVRKNPSLAGYLLLVDMGSFTSFSEIIKKEFQVPVKSIALSSTLHVMEAVKKAISGFSLEEIYQSVLFVNSYQKNDSTLKNTKSQK, via the coding sequence TTGAATAATAAAACTAAAATCTATCAAAAATTGATAGAATTATCTGATGATTATAATGGAATAGATGCACAAACACTGGCTTCTATTTTAGGAATGAGTAGATCCAATGTAAGTCACCAACTAAATCAATTATATAAGGAAGGAAAAGTGATAAAATCTTCTGGAAGACCTGTCTTATTTTTTGTACCAGATAATATAAAAAAGAAAAAAGAAAAGGAAATGGATCAGTTTGTAAAACATAATCCCAGTTTAAAGCAAGCAATCGAACAAGCAAAAGCTGCTATTTTATATCCTCCAAAAGGACTTCCTACCTTAATTTTAGGAGAAACTGGTGTAGGGAAATCCATGTTTGTTTCTTTAATGTATCAATATGCAGTGGATATGAAGATTTTAGAGAAAAATTCTCCCTTTATTTCCTTTAATTGTGCTGATTATAGTAATACTCCACAGCTATTGGTTTCCCAACTTTTTGGAGTGAAAAAGGGTGCCTATACAGGAGCAGATTCTGATAAAAAAGGTCTTATTGAAAAAGCGGATGGAGGAATTTTATTTTTAGATGAAGTGCATAGGCTCCCGCCAGAAGGGCAAGAAAGTCTATTTACTTTTTTAGATTCTAAAACTTTTAGAAGAGTAGGAGATCCGACTTTGCGAACTTCTAATGTTTTTATTATCGCTGCCACTACAGAAGATCCCAATTCTTCCCTTCTACAAACTTTTATTCGAAGAATTCCTATGATGATTACCATTCCTCCACTTAAAGAAAGAAGTCTAGACGAAAAATTATATCTCATCAAATACTTTTTTAAACAAGAAAGTCTCCAATTAAATAAAGAAATCTATGTATCTTATAATGCTATCAAAGCTTTTTTGTTTTATGATTGCCCAAATAATATTGGCCAGTTAAAAAGCGATATTCAAATTGTATGTGCTAAAGCATATTCTAAATTTTTAACCAATCTAAATAAAGATATTAGAATAGAAATTAGAACCCTTCCTTCTTATATCCGAGAAGGTCTTCTTAAAGGAGAAGAAGAAAATGTTGCATTATCAGACAAATTAGGCGGAGAAATAGAATTCTTTAAATTTTCTCCACACATAAAACAAAAAGAATCTCCATTTTCTTCTAACTCTGATAATATCTATAATTTTATTGAACAAAAGCTTATGCAATTAAAATGCAAAGGTTTTTCTGAAATAGATATTGAATATATCTTACAAGAAGATATTTTTAATCATTTTCAAAAATATGTAAAGGGAACTTCTCTTTCTATTAATAAAAAAGATTTATTGGATCTATTAGAAGAAGATATTATTCATTGCGTAGATAAAGTAATTCATTTTATATGTTCAAAATTAAACCTTCATTTTAATAAAAATCTTTATACTGCATTGGCTCTGCATATTGATGCCCTTATGAAAAGAATAAGAAGCAATAAAAGCATTATCAATCCTCAATTAGAAAAAATAAAACAAAGTTATCCTAAGGAATTTATGATAGCTTTACAAGTAAAAAAAATAATCTCTGATTTTTTTCATTGTACTATTTCTGAAGATGAAGCTGGATATTTAACTTTATTTTTTATTCAAAAAGAGAGAATCGACCAAAAAAGTGATAAAGTAAAAGTAATTCTTATCTTTCATGGAGAATCTACAGCAAAATCAATGGCACAAATTGCAAATAAATTAGTTGGTGAAGAATATGCACTTTGGATTGATGCCCCTTTTGATAGCACTCCTTCAGAAACATTAGATAGCTTGAGAGAGCTCGTAAGAAAAAATCCCAGTCTTGCAGGATACTTATTATTAGTAGACATGGGTTCATTTACTAGCTTTTCTGAAATTATAAAAAAAGAATTCCAAGTACCAGTAAAATCTATTGCTCTTTCATCTACTCTTCACGTAATGGAAGCTGTAAAAAAAGCTATTTCTGGATTTTCTCTAGAAGAAATCTATCAAAGTGTTCTTTTTGTAAACTCTTATCAAAAAAATGATAGCACTCTTAAAAATACGAAATCTCAAAAATAA
- a CDS encoding UDP-N-acetylglucosamine 1-carboxyvinyltransferase, whose protein sequence is MEKLLIKGGKKLKGKIRIGGAKNAAVAILPAAILSNDICCIDNLPNINDVRQLKNILLDLGAEVKQDHYSKMKIDATTINNVEALGERPRSMRASYYFLGALLGRFKKAAVSLPGGCNIGVRPIDQHIKGFEALGAKVTIEHGIVYAEADQLIGAPIFLDVVSVGATINIMLAASRAKGITTIENAAKEPHVVDVANFLNSMGADIKGAGTDVIRIKGVDQMHGSEYSVIPDQIEAGTYMLAAAATKGNVFIENVIPKHLESITAKLEEMGVQVEKYDDSIRIVGKDHLKRVNIKTQPYPGFPTDLQQPMTVLLSIADGTSIVTESIWENRFLHVDELKRMGANIKVEGRTAIIYGVKKLLGAEVKATDLRAGAAMVIAGLIAEGETLVGNLIHIDRGYEELEEKMNSLGADIRRIEV, encoded by the coding sequence ATGGAAAAGTTACTTATTAAAGGTGGAAAAAAACTGAAAGGAAAAATAAGAATTGGTGGAGCAAAAAATGCTGCAGTAGCAATTTTGCCAGCTGCTATTTTATCAAATGATATCTGTTGTATTGACAATTTACCAAATATAAATGATGTAAGACAATTAAAAAATATTTTATTAGATCTTGGAGCTGAGGTAAAACAGGACCATTATTCTAAAATGAAGATTGATGCAACTACTATAAATAACGTAGAAGCTTTAGGAGAGCGTCCAAGAAGTATGAGAGCTTCTTATTATTTTTTGGGGGCTTTATTAGGAAGATTTAAAAAGGCAGCAGTATCTCTGCCAGGAGGATGTAATATTGGAGTGCGACCTATTGATCAGCATATTAAAGGATTTGAAGCTCTAGGAGCAAAAGTTACTATTGAACATGGGATAGTTTATGCGGAGGCTGATCAATTAATAGGGGCTCCTATTTTTCTAGATGTAGTAAGCGTTGGAGCTACTATTAATATTATGTTAGCAGCTAGTAGGGCCAAAGGGATTACCACGATAGAAAATGCTGCAAAAGAGCCACATGTAGTGGACGTAGCTAACTTTTTAAATTCTATGGGAGCAGATATTAAAGGTGCAGGGACAGATGTCATTCGTATTAAAGGAGTAGACCAAATGCATGGATCGGAATATAGTGTTATTCCTGATCAAATAGAAGCAGGAACTTATATGTTGGCTGCTGCAGCTACCAAAGGAAATGTTTTTATTGAAAATGTCATTCCCAAACACTTAGAATCTATTACTGCTAAATTAGAGGAAATGGGAGTACAAGTAGAAAAATATGATGATAGTATTCGGATTGTAGGGAAGGATCATTTAAAACGTGTAAATATTAAGACACAACCTTATCCAGGTTTTCCCACTGATTTACAGCAACCTATGACTGTTCTTTTATCTATTGCAGATGGAACTAGCATTGTAACAGAAAGTATTTGGGAGAATCGATTTCTTCATGTAGATGAATTAAAAAGAATGGGAGCTAATATAAAAGTAGAAGGAAGAACAGCTATTATATATGGAGTAAAAAAGCTTTTAGGAGCCGAGGTAAAGGCTACGGATTTGCGTGCTGGGGCAGCTATGGTAATAGCGGGACTAATTGCTGAAGGAGAAACTTTAGTAGGAAATTTAATTCATATTGATCGCGGATATGAGGAATTAGAAGAAAAAATGAATAGCTTAGGAGCAGATATTCGAAGAATTGAGGTTTAA
- a CDS encoding S8 family peptidase has translation MKNISKLLSSLTIIHRNKIEPCILWGIHEYPLTFIPLILQVKGNYSESFERKLKRMGCKDITYFPIINGYCLSAPISRIKDIINIPILTYLSMNHKVFAFMNDTSSKLGAYQVNQYGITGRNVTIAHLDTGIYPHEDLIRPKNRILFFKDFINHATRPYDDNGHGTHCAGCIAGNGISSKGQYKGIAPDALLIGLKCLDEKGTGDIKTTLEALQWILENKEQYDIQIVHIPFGYHTSYPFPQDPLIKAVERLCQEGLIVICAAGNNGPLETSIASPATSKNVITVGSCLKPAYKNMPQSVCDFSSRGPTFTGESKPNFVVPGKNITSLYCDPQYHPSKKKDLLSIPYLSFSGTSVSSSITTGAVALLLEKYPDYTPDEVKLALEMSCKSLHLGKNAQGKGILDIEHLLTHEFK, from the coding sequence ATGAAAAATATATCAAAATTATTATCATCTTTAACTATCATCCATAGAAATAAAATAGAACCTTGTATTTTATGGGGGATTCATGAATATCCTTTGACATTCATCCCTTTAATTTTACAAGTGAAAGGAAATTATTCTGAGTCTTTCGAAAGAAAATTAAAAAGGATGGGTTGTAAAGATATCACATATTTTCCTATTATTAATGGATATTGCTTATCCGCTCCTATTTCAAGGATAAAAGACATAATAAATATTCCTATTCTTACTTATCTTTCCATGAATCATAAGGTTTTTGCTTTTATGAATGATACTAGTAGTAAACTAGGAGCATATCAAGTCAATCAATATGGAATTACCGGGCGAAATGTTACCATTGCACATTTAGACACAGGTATTTATCCTCATGAAGACTTAATCCGTCCTAAAAATAGAATTCTCTTTTTCAAAGACTTTATAAATCATGCCACTCGCCCCTATGATGATAACGGGCATGGAACTCACTGTGCTGGTTGCATAGCAGGAAATGGAATATCATCAAAAGGACAGTATAAAGGAATTGCCCCCGATGCTCTTCTAATTGGATTAAAATGTTTAGATGAAAAAGGAACAGGAGATATAAAAACAACTTTAGAAGCTTTGCAATGGATTTTAGAAAATAAAGAACAATATGATATTCAAATTGTTCATATTCCATTTGGATATCATACTTCCTACCCTTTTCCACAAGATCCCTTGATCAAAGCTGTAGAAAGGTTATGTCAAGAAGGTTTAATAGTCATTTGTGCCGCTGGAAATAATGGTCCTCTAGAAACATCAATCGCATCTCCTGCTACCTCTAAAAATGTAATTACTGTGGGAAGTTGTTTAAAACCCGCCTATAAAAATATGCCTCAATCTGTTTGTGATTTTTCTAGTAGAGGTCCTACTTTTACAGGGGAAAGCAAACCAAATTTTGTTGTTCCGGGGAAAAATATTACTTCTCTCTATTGTGATCCACAGTATCACCCTTCCAAAAAAAAAGATCTCTTATCTATTCCTTACCTATCTTTTTCCGGAACTTCTGTTTCTTCCTCTATCACAACAGGTGCAGTTGCACTATTACTAGAAAAATATCCGGACTATACTCCAGATGAGGTAAAACTTGCTTTAGAAATGTCCTGCAAAAGCCTGCACCTAGGGAAAAATGCCCAAGGAAAAGGGATTTTAGATATTGAACATTTACTTACTCATGAATTTAAATAG
- a CDS encoding peptidase MA family metallohydrolase: protein MKKNVPFGKRKIIAFFFVLIIIFLFLFSAQTINVIKKAFSDFIVISLQDYQKQKIGDITFHFKKEDEKFIGEVSHITKEAMEKVNQNFEEQGSNTFHVVIYPNFMEMKKGLKLSSEGSTLGGYYGGNLFVLSPEQLKKKNSSLENIFLHEYTHLLVEKRTKGNHPVWFTEGIALYQEYIVTGYEWGKDAPYRKNPYCLDQLENEFYQLDTFEAYRSSFLRIRFLAERYGEKTLLKIMEQLGQGKDFQNALEMTLRKENNILENEFRLWYHDNFYGKL, encoded by the coding sequence ATGAAAAAGAATGTTCCTTTTGGAAAAAGAAAAATAATAGCGTTCTTTTTTGTTTTGATAATTATTTTTCTTTTTTTATTTTCGGCTCAAACTATAAATGTAATAAAAAAGGCATTTAGTGATTTTATTGTTATAAGTTTGCAGGATTATCAAAAACAAAAAATAGGGGATATTACTTTTCATTTTAAGAAAGAGGATGAAAAGTTTATAGGAGAAGTTTCTCATATTACAAAAGAGGCTATGGAGAAGGTTAATCAGAATTTTGAAGAACAAGGAAGCAATACTTTTCACGTAGTCATTTATCCTAATTTTATGGAAATGAAAAAAGGATTAAAGTTATCTTCTGAAGGAAGTACTTTAGGAGGCTATTATGGAGGAAATCTTTTTGTTCTTTCCCCTGAGCAATTAAAGAAAAAAAATTCTTCTTTAGAAAATATTTTTCTACATGAATATACGCATTTATTAGTAGAAAAAAGAACTAAGGGAAATCATCCTGTTTGGTTTACTGAGGGGATAGCTCTTTATCAAGAGTATATTGTTACAGGATATGAGTGGGGAAAAGATGCTCCTTATCGGAAAAATCCTTATTGTTTAGATCAGTTAGAAAATGAATTTTATCAACTAGATACCTTTGAAGCATATCGATCTTCTTTTTTAAGAATAAGATTTTTAGCAGAGCGTTATGGAGAAAAAACGCTTTTAAAAATTATGGAACAATTAGGACAAGGAAAAGATTTTCAAAATGCATTAGAAATGACTTTACGAAAAGAAAATAATATTTTAGAAAATGAGTTCAGACTATGGTATCATGATAATTTTTATGGTAAACTTTAA
- the ptsP gene encoding phosphoenolpyruvate--protein phosphotransferase: MKGIGASPGIAIGKAYVLTHQEIKVDQKNIEDKEIAKEQQKLEKAIEISKKQLQTIKEKAVSELGVSEAEIFKAHLLVLEDPEFIGQIQYSIENEKINAAYATQKIMEQFIKVFQSMDDAYFKERAADIKDVGTRLLKNILGIASQDLSMLEEDVVIFAHDLTPSDTAQMNKNRVLGFGTEIGGRTSHTAIMARSLEIPAVVGLKEVTQQAQQGDMVILDGLTGEVFLNPSQEVLQKYQSKKEMYENYRKELEKLKDLPAQTSDGHRVEIVGNIGTPKDVEGVLKNGGEGIGLYRTEFLYMDRESMPTEEEQFEAYKEVLENMEGKPVIIRTLDIGGDKKLPYLDTPEEMNPFLGWRAIRLCLENKEMFKTQLRAILRASVFGKALIMFPMISGVQEVRQAKELLEEAKKELEAENKKYDKDIKVGIMVEIPSAAVSADIIAKEVDFFSIGTNDLCQYTIAVDRMNEKISHLYQPLHPAILRLVKNVIDASHKERIFTGMCGEMAGDPISTLILLGLGLDEFSMSASSIPQIKKIIRSVSMEEAKQIAQEALSLSTSEEIKEMVEKKLDHLNITIM, translated from the coding sequence ATGAAAGGGATAGGTGCATCTCCTGGGATAGCAATTGGAAAAGCTTATGTACTTACTCACCAAGAAATAAAAGTAGATCAAAAGAATATTGAGGATAAAGAGATAGCCAAGGAGCAACAGAAGTTAGAAAAGGCTATAGAAATATCTAAAAAGCAATTACAAACAATTAAAGAAAAAGCAGTTTCTGAATTAGGAGTATCAGAAGCAGAAATTTTTAAAGCACATCTTTTAGTATTAGAAGATCCTGAATTTATAGGACAAATTCAATATTCTATAGAGAATGAAAAGATAAATGCTGCATATGCTACACAAAAGATTATGGAGCAATTTATTAAAGTATTTCAGAGTATGGATGATGCGTATTTTAAAGAAAGAGCAGCAGATATTAAAGATGTGGGTACTAGATTATTAAAAAATATTTTGGGGATTGCTTCTCAAGATTTATCTATGCTAGAAGAAGATGTTGTAATCTTTGCTCATGATTTAACTCCTTCTGATACTGCACAAATGAATAAAAATAGAGTATTAGGATTTGGGACAGAGATAGGGGGAAGAACTTCTCATACGGCTATTATGGCAAGAAGTTTAGAAATTCCTGCAGTAGTAGGACTAAAGGAAGTTACTCAACAAGCACAACAAGGAGATATGGTAATTTTAGATGGGTTAACAGGAGAAGTTTTTCTAAATCCATCCCAGGAAGTATTGCAAAAATATCAAAGTAAGAAAGAAATGTATGAAAATTATAGAAAAGAATTAGAAAAATTAAAAGATTTACCTGCCCAAACTTCAGATGGACATAGAGTAGAAATTGTAGGGAATATAGGGACTCCTAAAGATGTAGAAGGAGTATTAAAAAATGGAGGAGAAGGCATCGGTCTTTATCGAACAGAATTTTTATATATGGATCGAGAGAGTATGCCTACAGAGGAAGAACAATTTGAAGCATATAAAGAAGTATTAGAAAATATGGAAGGGAAACCTGTTATTATTCGAACTTTAGATATAGGTGGAGATAAAAAATTACCTTATTTAGATACTCCAGAGGAGATGAATCCTTTTTTGGGATGGAGAGCGATACGTTTATGTTTAGAAAATAAAGAGATGTTTAAAACACAATTAAGAGCGATTTTACGTGCTAGTGTTTTTGGAAAAGCTCTTATTATGTTCCCTATGATTTCAGGAGTACAAGAAGTTAGACAAGCCAAAGAGCTATTAGAAGAGGCTAAAAAAGAATTAGAAGCAGAAAATAAAAAATATGATAAGGACATAAAGGTAGGAATTATGGTAGAAATTCCATCTGCAGCAGTGAGTGCGGATATTATTGCAAAAGAAGTAGATTTCTTTAGTATAGGGACGAATGATCTTTGCCAATATACTATAGCAGTAGATAGGATGAATGAAAAAATTTCTCATCTTTATCAACCTCTTCATCCAGCAATTCTTAGACTTGTAAAAAATGTGATAGATGCTTCTCATAAAGAAAGGATTTTTACAGGAATGTGTGGAGAGATGGCAGGAGATCCCATCAGTACTTTAATTCTTTTGGGTTTGGGCTTAGATGAATTTAGTATGAGTGCTTCATCTATTCCACAGATTAAGAAGATTATAAGAAGTGTCAGTATGGAAGAAGCAAAACAAATAGCTCAAGAAGCTCTTTCTCTATCTACTTCAGAAGAAATTAAAGAGATGGTAGAGAAGAAATTAGATCACTTAAATATTACTATTATGTAA
- a CDS encoding MBL fold metallo-hydrolase, producing MKICSIASGSSGNCIYVEELKTKVLIDIGISGKKVTDSLSKIGVDGKEIDGILVTHDHEDHIKGVGILSRKYDIPIYANQGTWEVMKDRIGKISSKNIKYFDSRTSFTIKDVYIESFSTSHDAKDPVGFSIYGENKKMSIATDLGYINKEIFEKLYGADMLLLEANHDVEMLKAGPYPYYLKRRILGEEGHLSNESAGKALIHLVEKGLKRVLLAHLSQKNNFPELAYQTVYNILTEHKIKVGKDIKMDVAHRESMSEVYSL from the coding sequence ATGAAAATTTGTAGTATAGCAAGTGGGAGTAGTGGAAACTGCATTTATGTAGAAGAATTAAAAACCAAGGTATTAATTGATATAGGGATTAGTGGAAAAAAAGTAACCGATAGTCTTAGCAAGATAGGAGTAGACGGGAAAGAGATAGATGGAATCTTAGTAACTCATGATCATGAAGATCATATTAAAGGAGTAGGAATTTTATCTAGAAAATATGATATTCCCATTTATGCCAATCAAGGTACTTGGGAAGTGATGAAGGATCGTATAGGAAAAATTTCTTCTAAGAATATAAAATATTTTGACAGTAGAACCTCTTTTACTATAAAAGATGTTTACATAGAATCTTTTTCCACCTCTCATGATGCCAAAGATCCTGTAGGATTTAGTATTTATGGAGAAAATAAAAAAATGAGTATTGCTACAGATTTGGGGTATATTAATAAAGAGATTTTTGAAAAATTATATGGTGCAGATATGCTTCTTTTAGAAGCCAATCATGATGTAGAAATGTTAAAAGCGGGTCCCTATCCATATTATTTAAAAAGACGTATTTTAGGAGAAGAAGGGCATCTTTCTAATGAAAGTGCAGGAAAAGCTTTAATTCATTTAGTTGAAAAAGGATTAAAAAGGGTATTGCTTGCACATTTGAGTCAAAAGAATAATTTTCCTGAGTTGGCTTATCAAACTGTATACAATATCCTTACAGAGCATAAGATAAAAGTAGGAAAAGATATAAAGATGGATGTTGCTCATAGGGAGAGTATGAGTGAAGTATATAGTCTGTAA
- a CDS encoding sigma 54-interacting transcriptional regulator, giving the protein MNRLDEVYKELKSFEQIHPQGASAYDIAKKLKIDRSTASRYLNKLVKENKVMKSPGKPVRYKTHSSFVNTQQADLEIRVGKSLQPILKKAMAAFLYPSNPLPILITGETGTGKTFLAETLSKIVNQTSDDKKQIPFITFNCADYANNPELLMGQIFGIKEGAFTGATEDKIGLVERANNGILFLDEIHRLPPSGQEMLFYLMDKGIYRRLGETTKERYSNVSLIAATTEDPNKALLPTLNRRFSVKLTLPPLRERSREEREELLEQFLKEEKKKMNTDLLISDSCREILLTYECPGNIGQLKSDIQIACARAYLRFLNNEEDRVILKKEDLSNELMDGVNEKIKKQEFNSKSNLYDSSPLPNIYEKLNEINKNQPLEITNVKLQRIIQEYIQILSQKYKPPQLSKKGWQKLIDKDLLDALKLAYHKLKKQLPASVSINQLYVLGLHLQNYRNHSKNNRYHESLPSIIHPNIKYRQSAQQLALFLEKNIGLNLPEEEIELMAFFLKSERPHSSLVEQSIAVILVTHGEYTASSMAHVTNTLLGNEVIHAIDMPLDVSTNETYERVKQEIQKNPNIKGVLLLVDIGSLVTMGDTIQHEIDIPIRTLSNVNLSMVLEAGRKSLVSSLSLDEIYEETKKAMFAFIKNDAQTATMHKKRLIATVCFTGEGAAQLLETWIKKYLSTLDQDVIVRTVRIDPTTKDTTVLKELKSYYDIVAIIGTVSVSIDDVPFIPAWELLQKEGISRLEKLLELTRNRIDFIDNQPIEQKEFATLILQGLGEIVTYINPKIMIEILDEFMPPIQAFFQWDNTRELGMWMHLGSLVDRIISAKLNNTMEQLKKSVPIDRNITITKEEEEIWSKLLSKLESTFKIKIPAIIKKELVKLSR; this is encoded by the coding sequence ATGAATCGTTTAGATGAAGTTTATAAAGAATTAAAATCTTTTGAACAAATACATCCTCAAGGTGCTAGCGCTTATGATATTGCTAAAAAATTGAAGATTGATCGTTCCACTGCTAGTCGCTACTTAAATAAGTTAGTAAAAGAAAATAAAGTCATGAAATCTCCAGGAAAACCTGTAAGATATAAAACTCATTCTTCTTTTGTTAATACGCAACAGGCAGATTTAGAAATTCGAGTTGGGAAAAGTTTGCAACCTATTTTAAAAAAAGCAATGGCAGCTTTTTTATATCCTTCTAATCCTCTTCCTATTTTAATTACTGGAGAAACAGGAACAGGAAAAACTTTTTTAGCAGAAACTTTATCAAAAATTGTAAATCAAACTTCGGATGATAAAAAACAAATCCCCTTTATCACTTTTAATTGTGCAGATTATGCCAATAATCCTGAATTGCTGATGGGGCAGATTTTCGGCATCAAAGAAGGAGCTTTTACTGGAGCTACAGAAGATAAAATAGGACTGGTAGAAAGAGCAAATAATGGAATTTTATTTTTAGATGAAATTCATCGATTACCTCCATCAGGACAAGAAATGCTTTTTTATTTAATGGATAAAGGAATATATCGTCGTTTAGGAGAAACCACAAAAGAACGATATTCTAATGTTTCATTAATAGCAGCAACTACAGAAGATCCTAATAAAGCACTTTTACCAACTCTAAATAGACGTTTTTCAGTAAAACTAACCCTTCCTCCTTTAAGAGAAAGAAGTAGAGAAGAAAGAGAAGAACTATTAGAACAGTTTTTAAAAGAAGAAAAAAAGAAAATGAATACTGATCTTTTAATATCAGATTCTTGTCGAGAAATTTTATTGACTTATGAATGTCCAGGAAATATTGGCCAATTAAAAAGTGACATTCAAATCGCCTGTGCTCGTGCCTATTTGCGTTTTCTTAATAATGAAGAAGATCGTGTTATTCTCAAAAAAGAAGATCTTTCTAATGAATTGATGGATGGTGTAAATGAAAAAATAAAAAAACAAGAATTTAATTCTAAATCAAATTTATATGACTCCTCACCATTGCCCAATATTTATGAGAAACTAAATGAAATCAATAAAAATCAACCTTTAGAAATCACCAACGTAAAATTACAAAGAATCATCCAAGAATATATACAAATACTCTCTCAAAAATATAAACCCCCACAATTATCTAAAAAAGGTTGGCAGAAATTAATCGATAAAGATCTATTAGATGCATTAAAACTGGCATATCATAAATTAAAAAAACAATTGCCAGCTTCTGTTAGTATAAATCAATTATATGTACTTGGGCTCCATTTGCAAAACTATAGAAATCATAGTAAAAACAATAGATATCATGAATCTCTACCGTCTATCATTCATCCTAATATAAAATACCGTCAATCCGCACAACAACTAGCTTTGTTTTTAGAAAAAAACATTGGATTAAACTTACCAGAAGAAGAAATAGAACTAATGGCTTTTTTTCTAAAATCAGAACGCCCCCATTCTTCTCTTGTAGAACAATCCATTGCAGTAATTCTTGTAACTCATGGAGAATACACTGCATCCTCTATGGCTCATGTTACCAATACATTATTAGGAAATGAAGTAATCCATGCTATTGATATGCCTCTAGATGTATCTACCAATGAAACTTATGAACGTGTAAAACAAGAAATTCAAAAAAATCCAAATATAAAAGGAGTACTTTTATTGGTTGATATTGGTTCTTTAGTTACCATGGGAGATACGATTCAACATGAAATAGATATTCCTATTCGAACATTATCCAATGTAAATCTATCTATGGTACTAGAAGCAGGAAGAAAATCTTTAGTGAGTAGTCTCTCTCTAGATGAAATTTATGAAGAAACCAAAAAAGCAATGTTTGCTTTTATAAAAAATGATGCACAAACGGCTACTATGCATAAAAAGAGATTGATAGCAACCGTTTGTTTCACAGGAGAAGGCGCTGCACAATTATTAGAAACGTGGATTAAAAAATATTTATCCACTTTAGACCAAGATGTGATTGTTCGAACTGTTAGAATTGATCCAACTACAAAGGATACTACTGTTTTAAAAGAACTTAAAAGCTATTATGATATTGTCGCAATCATAGGAACTGTTTCTGTATCTATCGATGATGTCCCCTTTATTCCTGCTTGGGAACTTCTACAAAAAGAAGGAATCTCTCGCCTAGAAAAATTATTAGAGTTAACAAGAAATCGCATAGATTTTATAGACAACCAACCTATTGAACAGAAGGAATTCGCCACGCTTATTTTACAAGGATTGGGAGAAATTGTAACCTATATTAATCCTAAAATAATGATAGAAATTTTAGATGAATTTATGCCTCCTATTCAAGCTTTTTTTCAATGGGACAATACTAGAGAACTTGGAATGTGGATGCATTTAGGAAGCTTAGTAGATCGTATTATTTCAGCAAAATTAAATAATACAATGGAACAATTAAAAAAATCAGTTCCCATAGATCGAAATATTACTATAACCAAAGAGGAAGAAGAAATCTGGTCTAAATTACTCTCTAAACTAGAATCTACTTTTAAAATTAAAATTCCTGCTATTATAAAAAAAGAACTTGTTAAATTATCTAGATAA